From Maylandia zebra isolate NMK-2024a linkage group LG11, Mzebra_GT3a, whole genome shotgun sequence, one genomic window encodes:
- the invs gene encoding inversin — protein sequence MASATSSPGPASLGSQVHAAAVNGDRSALLKLITAEPLLKDREDQFGRTPLMYCVLADRLDCAEILLKAGASVNKTDLSQRTALHLAAQKGNVRFLKLLLSRRANWLQKDLEEMTPLHLATRHPSPKALALLLKHIGPGEVDTQDKNKQTALHWSAFYNRPEHVRLLIKHDSNIGIPDSEGKIPLHWAAHSQEPSATETVRCILEAAPTESLLNWQDYEGRTPLHFAVADGNEAVVEVLTSYEGCNVTAYDNLFRTPLHWAALLGHAKIVHLLLERNTSGTIPSDSQGATPLHYGAQSNNAETVGVFLSHPSVKDEPDLEGRTAFMWAAGKGSDDVIRTMLALTPNIDINMADKYGGTALHAASLSGHESTVKLLLEKGAMVDSLDVMKHTPLFRACEMGHRDVILTLIKGSARVDLVDVDGHTALHWAALGGNAEVCQILMENGISPNVQDHAGRTPLQCAAYGGYITCMAVLMENHADPNIQDKEGRTALHWSCNNGYLDAVKLLLGYNAFPNQMEHSEERYTPLDYALLGGHSEVTQFMLEHGALSIAAIQDIAAASIQAVYKGYTVRKAFRERKQLLMRHEQLRKDAAKKREEEQRKREAVQQVSGATAEKRRVSPVKAEQEKLSLVSIIEDLSLNDSSVETKKSSKAERTKSKEERHRVHKSRSSRRGKEAEPHDCPEALGCSHVSSDASPDALQTTRLTELLSPSGFRPTPPSMPKFRERLLSNSPSPSTAVSSVDQTEAGRRDCMPLKKSNAHMSVQTARAITNAHTSPQKHRRHKARTSEKATTKDQTRSASLRRSSSVDHKSPPRKAQSAAHAPMSTRAHREYNKEHRRRRNEAARIIQRAWRRFCARRRREVKAHEEVESRHSNYTHNRKKVEIRAQPAKPTQSKSSVLQSIYGNSKSRRGRSFRDSQSQLLLDIPQRTQSQLSGIDCVPLTDTMNQAKLYSYHLRPHSAGQGTRGRGKH from the exons ATG GCCTCAGCGACGTCCAGCCCGGGACCTGCCTCTCTGGGCTCGCAGGTTCATGCAGCAGCTGTCAACGGAGACAGAAGCGCTCTCCTCAAACTCATCACCG CAGAGCCCTTGCTGAAGGACCGTGAGGACCAGTTCGGCCGGACCCCTTTGATGTACTGCgtgctggctgaccgtctggaCTGCGCAGAGATTCTGCTGAAAGCCGGAGCATCGGTCAACAAGACCGACCTCAGCCAGCGAACCGCTTTGCACCTTGCTGCACAGAAG GGGAACGTGCGTTTCCTGAAGCTGCTGCTGTCCAGGCGTGCTAACTGGCTGCAGAAAGATTTAGAGGAAATGACCCCACTCCACCTGGCCACCAGACACCCCTCACCTAAAGCGCTCGCCCTGCTCCTCAAACATATTGGACCTGGAGAGGTTGACACACAGGACAAGAATAAG CAAACTGCTCTTCACTGGTCGGCTTTTTATAACCGACCAGAACACGTTCGCCTTCTGATCAAGCACGACTCCAACATCGGCATCCCAGACAGTGAAGGCAAGATCCCCCTGCACTGGGCTGCACACAGTCAGGAGCCCAGTGCCACAGAAACTGTCCGCTGTATACTG GAAGCAGCACCCACTGAGTCCCTGCTGAACTGGCAGGACTATGAGGGTCGGACGCCCCTTCACTTTGCCGTTGCTGATGGCAACGAGGCAGTAGTGGAGGTGCTGACGTCTTATGAGGGCTGTAATGTAACAGCTTATGATAACCTCTTCAGAACACCGCTGCACTGGGCTGCTTTGCTGG GCCATGCGAAAATtgtccacctgctgctggagaGGAACACATCAGGCACTATTCCCTCAGACAGCCAAGGGGCAACACCTCTGCACTATGGGGCACAAAGCAACAATGCT GAGACAGTTGGCGTATTCCTGTCCCATCCGTCGGTGAAAGACGAGCCCGATCTAGAGGGGAGAACAGCGTTCATGTGGGCTGCTGGGAAGGGCAGTGACGATGTCATTCGCACCATGCTGGCCCTCACCCCAAACATTGACATCAACATGGCAGACAAGTACGGTGGCACTG CGCTCCATGCGGCCTCCCTGTCAGGCCATGAgagcacagtgaagctgcttTTGGAGAAGGGCGCAATGGTTGACTCTCTGGAtgtcatgaaacacacaccactgtTTCGTGCCTGTGAGATGGGACACAGAGATGTCATACTAACACTGATCAAAG GTTCTGCACGTGTTGACCTGGTGGACGTAGATGGTCACACTGCTCTACACTGGGCAGCTCTAGGAGGGAACGCTGAAGTCTGTCAGATACTGATGGAGAATGGGATAAGTCCCAATGTACAG GATCATGCAGGAAGGACTCCACTGCAGTGCGCAGCTTACGGTGGTTACATCACCTGCATGGCTGTTCTCATGGAGAACCACGCTGATCCTAATATACAGGACAAGGAG GGCCGGACCGCTCTCCACTGGTCATGTAACAATGGCTACCTTGACGCTGTGAAACTGCTGCTGGGCTACAATGCCTTTCCCAATCAAATGGAGCACAGTGAGGAGAG GTACACCCCTCTGGACTATGCTCTGCTGGGGGGGCACAGTGAGGTGACTCAGTTCATGCTGGAGCATGGTGCTCTGTCCATAGCAGCTATCCAGGACATCGCTGCCGCCTCAATCCAGGCGGTCTACAAGGGCTACACTGTCCGCAAGGCCTTCAGGGAGAGAAAGCAGCTCCTCATGCGACACGAGCAACTGCGCAAGGATGCAGCCAA aAAGCGAGAAGAGGAACAGCGGAAGAGAGAAGCCGTGCAGCAAGTTTCAGGGGCCACAGCAGAGAAACGGAGGGTTTCACCCGTGAAAGCAGAGCAAGAAAAGCTGTCCTTAGTGAGCATTATAGAGGACTTATCCTTGAATGATTCGTCTGtggaaacaaagaaatcatCCAAAGCTGAACGCACTAAGAGCAAAgaggagagacacagag TTCACAAAAGCAGGTCCTCTAGAAGAGGTAAAGAAGCTGAACCGCATGATTGTCCTGAAGCTTTGGGCTGCAGTCATGTGAGCAGTGATGCTTCCCCCGATGCTCTGCAGACCACAAGGCTGACAGAACTTCTCTCCCCTTCCGGCTTCAGACCCACACCTCCCTCCATGCCCAAATTCAGGGAACGACTTTTGTCAAACTCACCCAGTCCTTCCACAGCGGTTTCCTCTGTGGACCAAACTGAGGCCGGTAGAAGAGACTGCATGCCTCTAAAAAAGAGTAATGCTCACATGAGCGTGCAGACTGCCCGGGCAATTACCAATGCCCACACCTctccacaaaaacacagacGACATAAGGCGCGTACTTCAGAGAAGGCCACAACCAAAGACCAAACTCGCTCAGCCTCATTAAGAAGGAGTTCATCTGTAGATCACAAAAGCCCCCCAAGAAAGGCTCAATCTGCCGCACACGCACCAATGTCAACACGTGCACACAGGGAGTACAACAAGGAGCATCGCAGGAGGAGGAACGAGGCTGCACGCATCATCCAGCGTGCCTGGAGAAG gttTTGTGCACGCAGACGGAGGGAGGTAAAAGCCCATGAAGAGGTGGAGTCCAGACATTCAAACTACACCCATAACAGGAAGAAGGTGGAAATCCGAGCTCAACCTGCTAAGCCAACACAGAGTAAGAGCTCTGTGCTCCAAAGCATCTACG